From the Hymenobacter yonginensis genome, one window contains:
- a CDS encoding SulP family inorganic anion transporter, which translates to MPEIAPAPPQQTASVPVPMAAPGGVFSSLGKDAPAGLVVFLVALPLCLGISLASGAPLMAGLITGIVGGLLVSWLSGSQLSVSGPAAGLTAIVLSALQTLGSFEAMLAATVVAGILQVVMGFVRAGIIGLYFPTSVIRGMLAAIGLILILKQIPHLLGVDTDYFEDMTFLQFDGQNTFSALAGALRSFGWGSALIGMVSLGVLVFWENVLAKRIAVFRLIPSALVVVVLSIALSSLLDIALPVLKVRPEHLVQLPNINSWSDFVGVFTFPQWSAVVKPGFVMVAFTIAIVASLESLLSVEAVDKLDPHKRSTPTNRELMAQGAGNIISGLIGGLPMTAVIVRSSANINAGGQTRMSAFIHGLLLLTSLLFLETILNRIPLSALAAVLLLVGYKLTKPALYRTQWKLGWQQFLPFIITVMAVLLTDLLKGVTIGLVVGIFYILKTHYESAYFLRQTPELQAAGVYHLKLGEHVSFLNKASVIRMLEQFGPGSHVILDGTESEMIDYDVLEAIENFRQSAPERGLKLELRGIQQVEVMGH; encoded by the coding sequence ATGCCCGAAATAGCTCCGGCTCCGCCGCAACAGACGGCGTCCGTCCCGGTTCCGATGGCCGCCCCCGGCGGCGTATTCAGCTCTTTGGGCAAAGATGCGCCAGCTGGTCTTGTGGTGTTTCTGGTGGCGCTGCCGCTGTGCCTGGGCATTTCGCTGGCCTCGGGGGCTCCCCTGATGGCGGGCCTGATTACCGGAATTGTGGGCGGCTTGTTGGTGTCGTGGCTTAGCGGCTCGCAACTGAGTGTGAGCGGCCCCGCGGCTGGCCTCACGGCAATTGTGCTGTCGGCGCTCCAGACGCTGGGCTCCTTTGAAGCCATGCTGGCCGCCACGGTGGTAGCCGGCATCCTGCAGGTAGTAATGGGCTTCGTCCGGGCCGGTATCATCGGGCTGTATTTCCCCACGTCCGTTATCCGGGGCATGCTGGCCGCCATCGGCCTCATCCTGATTCTGAAGCAGATTCCGCACCTGCTCGGAGTGGATACCGACTACTTCGAGGACATGACGTTCCTGCAGTTCGACGGCCAGAACACGTTTTCGGCGCTGGCGGGGGCGTTGCGTTCGTTCGGCTGGGGCTCCGCGCTTATCGGCATGGTGTCGTTGGGGGTGCTGGTGTTTTGGGAAAATGTGCTGGCTAAGCGTATTGCCGTATTCCGGCTGATACCGTCGGCGCTGGTGGTGGTGGTGCTGTCGATTGCGCTCAGCTCGCTGCTCGATATTGCCCTGCCCGTGCTGAAAGTGCGGCCCGAGCACCTGGTGCAGCTGCCCAATATCAATTCTTGGTCGGATTTTGTGGGCGTGTTTACGTTTCCGCAGTGGTCGGCCGTGGTCAAGCCGGGTTTCGTGATGGTGGCCTTCACCATTGCCATCGTTGCCTCACTGGAAAGCCTGCTCAGCGTGGAAGCCGTGGACAAGCTGGACCCGCACAAGCGGTCCACGCCCACCAACCGCGAGCTGATGGCCCAGGGCGCCGGCAACATCATCAGCGGCCTGATTGGCGGCCTGCCCATGACGGCCGTTATCGTGCGCAGCTCGGCCAACATCAACGCCGGCGGCCAGACCCGCATGTCGGCCTTCATCCACGGCCTGCTGCTGCTCACGAGCCTGCTGTTTCTGGAAACCATCCTCAACCGGATTCCGCTGTCGGCGCTGGCGGCCGTACTGCTACTGGTGGGCTACAAGCTCACTAAGCCGGCCCTGTACCGCACGCAGTGGAAGCTGGGCTGGCAGCAGTTTCTGCCGTTCATCATTACGGTGATGGCTGTGCTACTCACCGACCTGCTCAAGGGCGTCACGATTGGCCTGGTGGTCGGCATCTTCTATATCCTCAAAACGCACTACGAGTCGGCCTATTTCCTGCGCCAGACCCCCGAGCTGCAGGCGGCCGGCGTCTACCATCTGAAGCTGGGCGAGCATGTGTCCTTCCTCAACAAAGCCAGCGTCATCCGGATGCTGGAGCAGTTCGGCCCCGGCAGCCACGTCATCCTCGACGGCACCGAGTCGGAAATGATTGACTACGACGTGCTGGAGGCCATCGAAAACTTCCGTCAGTCGGCGCCCGAGCGGGGCCTGAAGCTGGAGTTGCGCGGGATTCAGCAGGTGGAGGTAATGGGCCATTAG
- a CDS encoding carbonic anhydrase — protein sequence MSIDKILENNRGWVAEMKATDPDFFNRLADGQKPKYLFIGCSDSRVPASAITGTGPGEMFVHRNIANMVVHTDFNMLSVLQYAVEVLGVEDILVVGHYGCGGVAAAAANKQYGLIDNWLTNIRDVIRVHEMEFLRIKDDGQRLRRLVELNVIEQVRNLAKTNIIQNARKTSKPPRLHGLVYDIKEGLLKNLEVEDNGIGELQHIYGTEAMKHAEEVLESQPGFNPKADKGQLLDEPQKTKKDKKEDKGPHLQKAS from the coding sequence ATGAGCATTGATAAAATATTAGAAAATAACCGCGGCTGGGTGGCCGAAATGAAAGCCACCGACCCGGATTTTTTCAACCGTCTCGCCGACGGCCAAAAGCCCAAGTACCTGTTCATCGGCTGCTCCGACTCGCGGGTGCCGGCTTCGGCCATCACCGGCACCGGCCCGGGCGAGATGTTCGTGCACCGCAACATTGCCAACATGGTGGTGCACACCGACTTCAATATGCTGTCGGTGCTGCAGTACGCCGTGGAAGTGCTGGGCGTCGAGGACATTTTGGTGGTGGGCCACTACGGCTGCGGCGGCGTGGCGGCGGCGGCAGCCAACAAGCAATACGGCCTCATTGACAACTGGCTGACCAACATCCGCGACGTTATCCGGGTGCACGAAATGGAGTTTCTGCGCATCAAGGACGACGGGCAGCGCCTGCGCCGCCTAGTGGAGCTGAACGTAATCGAGCAGGTGCGCAACTTGGCCAAAACCAACATCATCCAGAACGCCCGCAAAACCAGCAAGCCCCCGCGCCTCCACGGCCTCGTCTACGACATCAAGGAAGGCCTGCTGAAAAATCTGGAGGTGGAGGACAACGGCATTGGCGAGCTGCAGCACATCTACGGCACCGAAGCCATGAAGCACGCCGAGGAGGTGCTGGAGAGCCAGCCCGGCTTCAACCCCAAAGCCGACAAAGGCCAGCTGCTGGACGAGCCGCAGAAAACTAAAAAAGACAAGAAGGAGGACAAAGGTCCTCACCTGCAAAAAGCCAGCTAA
- a CDS encoding NAD(P)-dependent alcohol dehydrogenase, which produces MQAAYYTQYGSPDVLHYGEQPTPTPKADQILVRVRASSVNPIDWKVRQGELKLLTGHSFPKIPGRDVAGEVAAIGDNVTRFRIGDKVYGMAADGVGGAAAEYAVLAESSAAFIPQQLSMEQAGAVPLAALTALQGLFHHGRLLSGDRVLINGASGGVGSFAVQIARALGAGEITGVCGPDNQELVRTLGADRVLNHKEHDFTTDHSRYDLVFDAAGKSSFSASKNALRRLGRYVTTTPDPAALVTGALATAFSDKSQSMFLAKTSGPDLALISAWLQAGTIKPIIYKTFTLRDLAEAHRLSEKGGAPGKIVLTVE; this is translated from the coding sequence ATGCAAGCTGCCTACTACACCCAATACGGCTCTCCCGACGTGCTCCACTACGGTGAGCAGCCCACGCCTACACCCAAAGCCGACCAGATTCTGGTGCGCGTACGGGCCAGCAGTGTCAACCCCATCGACTGGAAGGTGCGCCAGGGCGAGCTAAAGCTGCTGACGGGCCACTCGTTTCCGAAGATTCCGGGCCGCGACGTGGCCGGCGAAGTAGCCGCTATCGGCGACAATGTCACGCGCTTCCGTATCGGGGATAAAGTCTACGGTATGGCGGCCGATGGGGTAGGCGGGGCCGCCGCCGAGTATGCCGTGCTGGCCGAAAGCAGCGCGGCGTTTATTCCGCAGCAGCTGAGTATGGAGCAGGCCGGGGCGGTGCCACTGGCGGCCCTCACGGCCCTGCAGGGCCTCTTTCACCATGGCCGCCTGCTCTCCGGCGACCGGGTGCTCATCAACGGCGCTTCGGGTGGCGTGGGCTCGTTTGCGGTGCAGATTGCCCGCGCGCTGGGGGCAGGCGAAATCACGGGTGTGTGCGGCCCCGACAACCAGGAACTGGTGCGCACGCTCGGCGCCGACCGGGTACTCAACCACAAAGAGCACGATTTCACCACCGACCACAGCCGCTACGACCTGGTATTTGATGCGGCCGGCAAGAGTAGCTTCAGCGCCAGCAAAAACGCCCTGCGCCGTCTGGGCCGCTACGTTACTACCACCCCCGACCCGGCGGCCCTCGTGACGGGCGCGCTGGCCACCGCCTTTTCCGACAAAAGCCAATCCATGTTCCTGGCCAAAACCAGCGGCCCCGATCTGGCCCTGATTTCGGCCTGGCTGCAGGCGGGCACCATCAAGCCCATCATCTACAAAACCTTCACCCTGCGCGACCTGGCCGAAGCCCACCGCCTTAGCGAGAAAGGCGGTGCGCCCGGCAAAATCGTGCTGACGGTAGAGTAG
- a CDS encoding EamA family transporter: protein MWVVFSLLAALSAAVVVTLSKVGVKNIESSVAFAIQSVLIVGVAWGVVAWQGHLPQVAQIDRRTWLFLIAAGIITCASSLFSFQALKMGQASRTSSFDKISLVFSILLAVFFLKEKVTWQVILGAALMASGAILIAFTKPAE from the coding sequence ATGTGGGTAGTTTTTTCGTTGCTGGCGGCGCTGTCCGCGGCGGTAGTAGTTACGCTTTCCAAGGTGGGCGTCAAAAACATTGAGTCCAGCGTGGCCTTTGCCATCCAGTCGGTGCTGATTGTGGGTGTGGCGTGGGGTGTAGTGGCGTGGCAGGGCCACCTGCCCCAGGTCGCGCAGATTGACCGCCGCACCTGGCTGTTTCTGATTGCGGCCGGCATCATCACCTGCGCTTCGTCGCTGTTCTCGTTTCAGGCCCTGAAGATGGGGCAGGCCTCGCGCACCTCGTCGTTCGACAAAATCTCGCTGGTATTTTCCATCCTGCTGGCCGTATTTTTCCTGAAGGAAAAAGTAACGTGGCAGGTCATCCTGGGCGCCGCCCTTATGGCCAGCGGCGCCATCCTGATAGCCTTCACCAAGCCCGCCGAGTAA
- a CDS encoding formylglycine-generating enzyme family protein, whose product MGPSKLSASMNGVSVKSALLLGCLSLWCQPAPAQSGRAAPPAPEPPGTIRLAENLFIDESEVANIHWLEYLQRIRLDSSTAFYRSQLPDSTTWTILTTTPPAGAAGGPSTEYYFRYPGFRYYPAVGISYEQALAYCRWRSMVVNESVLQSSEFQKKHPELRGYAVTVEYRLPTEAEWQQAAAGPLGSGHTPAALVPPSPKARPKPVATRKEPGLDSCLAALQIPATSAIYKLPYNLRENYYTSETNQAFECSAKPSQLGLEYVYVNPTNYLGLYNIIGNAAEMTATKGIAKGGSFQSSMRSLTLESQQRYQGPQSWLGFRCVATVRMVRRMGE is encoded by the coding sequence ATGGGGCCATCCAAACTATCTGCTTCGATGAATGGTGTATCGGTAAAATCTGCTTTGCTACTTGGCTGCCTGAGCTTGTGGTGCCAGCCGGCACCCGCCCAGTCCGGCCGTGCTGCCCCGCCGGCCCCGGAGCCGCCGGGCACCATCCGGCTGGCCGAAAACCTGTTCATCGACGAATCAGAAGTGGCGAACATTCATTGGCTGGAGTATCTGCAGCGTATTCGGCTGGACTCCTCCACCGCCTTTTACCGCAGCCAGCTGCCTGACTCTACCACCTGGACGATTCTGACAACTACGCCACCAGCGGGGGCGGCCGGCGGCCCCAGCACCGAGTATTACTTCCGGTATCCGGGCTTCCGCTACTATCCGGCTGTGGGCATCAGCTACGAACAGGCGCTGGCGTACTGCAGATGGCGCAGCATGGTCGTCAACGAGTCGGTGCTGCAGTCCTCCGAATTTCAGAAGAAGCACCCTGAGCTGCGCGGCTACGCCGTGACGGTAGAATACCGCCTGCCCACCGAGGCGGAGTGGCAGCAGGCTGCCGCGGGCCCGCTCGGCAGCGGACACACGCCGGCCGCCTTGGTGCCGCCCAGCCCCAAAGCCCGGCCAAAGCCCGTAGCCACGCGCAAAGAGCCCGGCCTCGACTCCTGCTTGGCTGCGCTGCAGATTCCGGCCACCAGCGCCATCTACAAGCTGCCCTACAACCTGCGCGAAAACTATTACACGAGCGAAACCAACCAAGCGTTTGAGTGCTCGGCGAAGCCCAGCCAACTGGGCTTGGAGTATGTGTACGTGAACCCCACCAACTACCTCGGCCTCTACAACATCATCGGCAACGCCGCCGAAATGACGGCCACAAAAGGCATAGCGAAAGGCGGCTCGTTCCAAAGCTCCATGCGGAGCCTGACATTGGAGTCGCAACAGCGCTACCAGGGGCCGCAGAGCTGGCTGGGCTTCCGCTGCGTAGCCACCGTGCGCATGGTGCGGCGGATGGGGGAGTAG
- a CDS encoding glycine-rich domain-containing protein, with protein sequence MTPALQPELWDKIQRFELDDTAATFSFTDRLARENGWSLPFCLRAVLEYKRFIFLLCVTQQPLTPSDEVDQVWHLHLLYTRSYWVDFCQHTLGQPIHHGPTRGGSQEHAKFDDWYARTLAHYAAVFGQAPPDLWSLSTVRFKPAHFQRVNLSTHWLLPRLWPLRRFRNRNK encoded by the coding sequence GTGACGCCAGCTCTTCAGCCTGAATTGTGGGACAAAATCCAGCGGTTTGAGTTGGATGATACAGCCGCTACGTTTTCCTTTACCGACCGGCTAGCCCGCGAAAATGGGTGGAGCCTGCCCTTCTGCCTGCGGGCCGTACTGGAGTATAAGCGCTTTATTTTCCTGCTCTGCGTCACCCAGCAGCCGCTCACGCCTTCCGACGAAGTAGACCAAGTGTGGCACCTGCACTTGCTGTACACCCGCTCCTACTGGGTTGATTTCTGCCAGCACACTCTGGGCCAGCCCATTCACCACGGCCCCACCCGCGGCGGCAGCCAGGAGCACGCCAAGTTCGACGACTGGTATGCCCGCACGCTTGCCCACTACGCCGCCGTGTTCGGACAAGCGCCACCCGACCTGTGGTCACTGTCCACCGTTCGTTTCAAGCCAGCTCACTTCCAGCGCGTTAATTTATCTACTCACTGGCTGCTTCCCCGTTTATGGCCACTCCGGCGCTTTCGAAACCGCAACAAGTAG